The Caloenas nicobarica isolate bCalNic1 chromosome Z, bCalNic1.hap1, whole genome shotgun sequence region gctttgggtgGGGATGGGAACCAGTGGATTGGACTGGGTTTCTTACAGGAATGCAGTGGCATTCTTAAAGGGGTGACTAGCAGAGGTGCTCTTCTAATGTGCAAATTTGATATAAATCATGATGCGTTGTTTTGTAGTACATCAGCACATTAATATAATTGTAATGCGCTCATAAAGCTAATGTGCAAGCATGAAGACATACCACATGCTAGATATGTCATGATAGCATGTAAATATGAATGTTTATCTTCCTGCAGCATTGTTGCTAATAGCTACCATTTTATTTAAGGGAAGTTGGAACTACTTTGTTTCTATGTTCATTCAGTGATCTTATTTAAAGTAACACTGTTCTGGCAACAAATGGTTCAGTGTTCATTTTGGTCGATTTAACTGACATTCTGTCTTGCAGAATTAACATTTTGTATTATTACTAAATTGTGTACATTTTGGTACAGAACTACTTTTTCAGTTTCAGTAAAACAATGGAAAAGGTACTGGCTGAATTCTCATATTTTAAGCTTACTTCATTACTTAGTGACATACTTTAGTAGACAACATAAAATAAGAGAGTTGAAGAAAATATGGCTGGCATACAGTGCTAAACATAGTGGGGCTGTGACACGAGAACTTCTCGATCTTATTTCCACAAGCCTGTACTCATTTATTCTCCTCGAAGCTGAATTATGCAGTTTGCACCAGTGAGAGAACAAATTCCCTGCAGCATTAGTGACACCTGCTGGGGCCTATTTGGGCATTTCTCCTGTCTTTCAGAAAACTGCTCAATTATCCTTGTGGCGGTTTTTCATGTGTCCACCAAAACCAAAGTTTCAAAGGTGCTTTTAAATCTGTTAACTGACTGAATTTTGAACACTGCTTTCAccaggaaaatgtaattttatcaAAATACACAGTACTGTTTTTTGTGAGGCAGGTTAAGCAGGAAGAGTAAAAGAACCCATCAGTACCACATAAAGAATTATTTGAAATTCTTGTCAGAGATATCATAGTGCATGTTAACAGCAAAATGGTTAAGCTTTTGGTCAGTACCCCACTACAGCTCCTGGAAACTTATAAAAAATTTTCCCCTCTCCCATCCTTCTCCTCACCTGTAGTCCAGCTCCCATGTTTGGTCTTGGAAACGTCCATCAGTCTATAATCAGACACACAATGCagtctacatttttttccagtctccTCAGAACTAAAAGTTTTTATACCAGAAGCAGGGGTCACCATTTCATGTGTGTTAGAACCTTCATGGAAGCAAAGGGCTCTTGTTTCCCTGCACACATACTGAAAACTTCACATAGCAAGATTGTTTCAGTACAAGAAACAGTCTTGCAGTGTGTGAGTCCTtggcaaaaccaaaccagctgtTTCTAATCGAGTTTCTGAAGCTGCTGAGACTTAAATGGTATACCACTACAATTGGTATAggtttccaaatattttaaaactgtagaaAAAACTTGTAAAAATAGCGTGTATGACTCTGGTAACtagtttccttctctctttacCTAGATTACcacctttcttctctgtgtgcTGAAACTGCTTTACCCCTCTACACACCAGTCCCCTTCCCGCTGTCTGACGTGAGAGTTTCTGAGTTGTGAGGCTTGGAAGCTCCACAGCTGTTGCTGATTACACAGATACATTATCATCTCCATCTCTTTTGGGACATAGCTCATCATTTTTGAGGTTCtgtcctcctccctctctccctttgGCTTTGGTTAGGGAAGGTTTACACTGCACAATGACACCTGCTGAAACAGGGAGATGTTAACTTGGGCTTCAGGTGGTGTCTTTGTTGCAGCAGCAGTATCTGCCACAAGCCACAACAGCCAAATAAAGACTCACAGGAAgttttgagttggaagggaccttcaaagatctCCTAGTCCACGTCCACCCCCCATGGGCAGGGTCATCTTctactagaccaggttgctgaaagccccatccaacacgacttgaacatttccagggatggagcttCCACAGCTTCTGTGGGCAGCCTATGCCAGTGCCTCACACtctcataaaaaataatttcttccttacctATTTTATTCTTCTGGAGAATGATTGTACAAGGTCAGTCCATTTTCACAAGCTAGAACACCATGATGAAATAACCATGCCATAAAAGTTATGCCAATGGCCAGTCTCTCCTAGGATCTCTGCGTGAAAGACCAGACCTAGGCAAGCCTATCAAGCTCAAAGTGAGACTAATCACATAGGGCTGTGGCTTCTGCCCCTCCACTGGGTACCACAACATGGTTTGCCAAATTGCTTCCCACTTCCCCATAATGAACTGCTGGTCTCTAAGCATAAACAGAAGGCGATTCTACAGTACATGTCTGCCATAGGTTGTGACACCATCAATCCACGCTCTCAAAAAAGTTGTCTTCAAAGGAGGCAGTcaccctgctgacagagcgctgTGCAAAGTTGCCTTGAAAATCTTACTTCACCCTCAAAAAAGTGGGCAATGTTGCACCCCTCTTTTGCCCAGCACTGATCACTCCATCAGTTTTTCACCTATCACCCAGGCAAGCCTGCCTTATGCCTGTGCATGTGTATAACCATCCTGCCaagaataaaactttttttaaaaaaggtactCACAAGCCTAGTGCAAAAGGGTATACAGCAGTCCAGCTCATTCCCCTTCTTTTGTATGTGAGAGCTGGCATAGCTGTGTGTGAACCAGCCCAGTTTAACGACACTAAACCAGTTAAAATTTGCTCAACTTTTGGAATATTGGCTCTCAAAAAATGCTTCATGAGTGAAAAAAATGGGCGGGCCTATCaggctgttgtggtttaaccccagctagaAACTAAGACGGTGATAGATGCCTGCTCACATTCCCCTGACTGTGAGTGCGAATGGGGAGAAAactgggagggaagggagaaactcatgggttgagataataacagtttaataagacaacaacATAGTAATAATAGTAACAGTAACagtaatagtagtagtagtagtagtagtagtagtagtaataataataataataacaacaacaacaacaacaacaacaactactcagtgcaatccctcatgAAACTCCAGTCATGccgagcagccagtcctggagaggagagcaccctggtccccaacagctgatcccagtgagagagaaaagaggcagaaaggaCCAAAgaccaactgcaaaatggcagaacagcaaaaggctgaGCTGACACCAGACTCCCAAGGGAACAGGACCCCTGAACAGAATTAAATGAAGCAGAGAGCACAAACTCACAAAACTAACAATCCAGAAAAGCCAACTCCAATTATATACTGAATGTGAAAGTGCACTATAGAGCCTCTAAGGCGACGAGCAGCTCGGCAgctgcaggaccatgtcacTGCCGTCTTTCCCAGGACTGGTGAGGGGATTTGGAGATGTCTGAGGGTGGGTGGAGTCCCTTCTGCCCATCTATCTTGTCCAGTCCTACAGGGGGTTTGCCTGGTTTCGGgtagtgtttgttttctgcattgcaCTGCTGCATAGCTCCTCGGACTACAGGGCAGAACTGCCTGAAGTAGCTGTAACTGGggaatttaaaataacttgcatttcaaaacagaaaagtagACATACTCTTAGGAGTTTTTTTTAGGCATTTATGGTAATGCTACCATGCACTGTAGCTAGGCAGAAGAGAGAATCTGTATCACCACAGAGAGAAGTGAACCTCAGAAAGCATCTCCTGTGAAACACTAAAGGGAATTTTTGACTCACTTTTACTTTTCCTAGCTATCTTTCTCAATATATATTACTTTGTCCTGTGATTCTAACTACATTATGACCGTATTAACTAAAGCTGATCTGTATACCAGAGAAAACCAATTTTTTGCTCTTACAAGAGTAAGAAAGCTTTTAAACCATCATCCAGACCTTTTGTTGACCCTTCCGGTATCTGAACACAGGCCTCTCGCTCCCGGCCAGGGCAGCGCACACAGCACACCCGCACTGCGGCAGACACAGGGcgtgcagccagccctggagaggagagcaccctggtccccAACAGCTGCTCCCAGTGACCcagaaaagaggcagaaaggaccaaaggccaactgcaaaatggcagaacggcaaaagggtccagccagagcagcagcagccgggtCCCCcctgggctgccctgtgccCGAAGTCAGCGCAGTGCAGCGGCACGGCTGGTCCCCAAACCAGGCCCCATCTGCCAGGCCCGAAACCAAACTTCTGCCACGCCAGTGCCAGTTCTCACTCACGGGCGTTCGGCCTGCGCTGACACGGATGCAACTTACGTGGGGGAAGCGGGAACCCGCTCCGCTGTGTGGAGGTTGGGATAAAGGAAAGACGGGCAGTTTGCTTCCCGTGCGGCGCGAAGGCTTCCTACGAAAACCGCTGAGGAAAGAGTAAATTTATAACCCCAGGTTGGGAATCCGCAGAAGCGAGTTTAACTGGCGCGCACCGGGAATTTCTGCTACTCGTTGAAAGCAGAGGCGTTCCCGGCCGGGCGCACGGCGCGCAGAGCCCGCGGCCTGCAGGCCGAgccgggccggcggcggccTCTGTGCCCGCGGAGCCCCAGAACCCGCGCGGCGCCCCGGCGCGGCTCCTGCCCGCACCAGCGACACGCACCGACCCGCAGGCAGCAGGAGACAAGCCGGGACGTTTCTGGCGCCGACTGTACGCACGGTTTTACCCGCAGACCTTTCACGGCGCGGGAAACCTGAGGGGGGGTCCAGGGCGCTGCGCTGCAACCAAAGCGGCGGCTGCCACAGCTCGGCCGGGGCAGCGGTGACCCGCgcggccgctgccgcccgccggCCTCCCGCTCCCTCCAGCCGAGGCGGCGCCGGCGGAGCTGCAGCCTCGCCCGGCCCCGCCAGGGGACCCTCCGCGCCTCAGCGGGCACCGCCGGGCCGCCAGGCGGCGCTGCCGCGCGGGCCGccccgctgccgctgccgctcctgccgccgccgccgccgccgcctgcgctcggccccgcggcccggcccgcgccATGGAGGCGCCCCCCGTCACCATGATGCCCGTGACGGGCGGCACCATCAACATGATGGAGTACCTGCTCCAAGGTAAGCGGCGGCCGCGCCGGCGGGCAGCTCGCTCCCGCCGGGCCTGCGTGCCGCCCGGCAGGCCGCtgccgccccgggcccggcgctgAGCGGGCGCGGGAACGGGCCGCGCtgcggggaggggagcgggcgggcgggggtAACCGCGGCTCTGCCTCCGCCCGCCCCAGGGAGCGTTTTGGACCAGAGCCTGGAGAGCCTGCTGCACCGCCTGCGCGGGCTGTGCGACAACATGGAGCCCGAGACCTTCCTGGACCACGAGATGGTGTTCCTGCTGAAGGGGCAGCAGGCCAGCCCGTTCGTGCTGCGGGCGCGGCGCTCCATGGACAAGAGCGGGATGCCCTGGCACCTGCGCTACCTGGGGCAGCCGGAGATCGGCGACAAGAACCGGCACGCGCTGGTGCGCAACTGCGTGGACATCGCGACGTCGGACAACCTGACGGACTTCCTGGTGGAGATGGGCTTCCGCATGGACCACGAGTTCGTGGCCAAAGGGCACGTGTTCCGCAAGGGCATCATGAAGATCGTGGTGTACAAGATCTTCCGCATCCTCATGCCGGGAAACACGGAGAGCATTGAGCCGCTCTCCCTGTCCTACCTGGTGGAGCTCAACGTGGTAGCACCAGCAGGACAGGATGTCGTCTCTGATGACATGAGGAACTTTGCTGAGCAACTCAAGCCTCTGGTGCACCTGGAGAAGATTGACCCCAAAAGGCTAATGTGATGGAAAAGCTGGGCGGTTATGGCATTGCTTTTGTTAAGTGTTCCTGAAGGGGgtgtttttctaaaaagctttgTGAGGGCAAATCAAAACAGGGAGAGGGGAATAAAGGACTACAGATCAGTATTGTCAGTTGCAATTACTGTTTATTCCTGGTTGTGGATGTGAATCAAACTGGGCACTTGAAATTAATGCCATTCAAAACATCTATAAATGCCAATATTGGTAGTTTTCACTCTCCTGTTGGGAAGACAGATACCTGTTAGAAAGCATATTGCCTAACAATCCCAAACCGTCAGACTGACTGGAATTCATTGCTCTGTGTACCCACATCCTGGTGctgtttccttgtttttgtgtttttaagcACCATTCATGCATCCTACCTAGTCATCCTATTTTAAGTAATACAGGAAGTTAATAGCCTTTAATGCAGGAGGTGTTTAACACAAGCATAAAGCCAGGAACTACGCAGTACAGAAGAGCAAGTGTGTACCTATTTACAATAGAAAAGTAATAGCATGTGTAACAGGAACAGTTGGGACACAGGATACTTTATAGCGGAACTGTTTCTGATACAACCAAAGTTAGAACTGGAAAACAATTCAGCAGTATTACTACTGCAAGAGGTTTGCAAACCTTTTAATGCTGTTCTGTCTTTTTCATTGAAGTTGGGTATGGCAGTCTTTGCTAATGAGAAACCCCTTAGCACCACACAACTCTCTATAACAACTGAAAGCCAAGACCACTCCTTCAAAATTAGCCTTTTAACAGGTATGTTTTCAACACTGGAGTTTTGGTAAGAGAAGCCATGGCAACTGGGTTAGTGCTCACTGGGTGCAGTGTGTTGCACTGATGCAGGCTCTACGTacaggacatggggacaactGCAAAGTTAAGTGTCGGTTGGAGAATGCCATTACGCTGAACACAGCAGTGACTTCCAACAGGGCACAAGCAACATGATCACCTAGTGACTGCTTGTTACCTAGACTGGAAATATTTCCTGGAGGGTATAGACACACCTACAATTCTTTTGTTCATACTCAGGCACGACTCGCCCTCATCATCACACTATCTGGATTTCTTATACCATTTCAGGGCATAACTCCCCAGGGGGCAAGGGGactccccccaaatcccagacTTGCCCGTTGCTCTGTGATTCACTGCAGTCCCACCTGGACAGGTAGGAATCCTCAGGGCTGTGTCATATCCTGCCGCTGTGACACTGGTTAGGAATTGCTTGCCACAGACTTCGATGATCCACAGCTTTTCTCTTGTGACACAGAATTTTCAAAGTCCAGTGGGTCAGAAAAGTTGAACACTGTATGCCAGCTTTACAAAAGGTAGGTACTTGTAAGTACGCAGGTCCTTCCCGTTGCATCTGAAAGGATCTCACTTGGTAATTGACCTTGTAAGTCTCTACGTAGAGGGGCAAAGAAATTGCAGAGCATTGATATTAATGTAATGGTGGTAGAGAGGAAAGTCCACATGGAATTTCAGGCAGACCAGCTCAAGCAAAAGGAGACTGAATGGAAAGTTCTTAATTGAAGTTTTTATACCTTAGATGATAGTCTGACTATTGCTCGGGCTAAgtcctcaaaaataaaaatggtctAATCTTAAATAGTTCTTTTTAAGGAGAATTAGTTTAAAACTGTACCAATCCACATTACCAGCTTTCCTTATTCTAGCTGTAGTCTATGCATACAAGGGGCAGAcgtgcagagaagaaaagcttaCTGCTTCAATAGTTACAGCTGAAAAACTGGACCCTTTCAGGCACCTAATGCTCAAAGAGTGTATCCCTTTTATCTAACGAAATACACTTTTCACTTAGCTTTTATAGCTGGAGACTAAAGATTATAGCAATACTATTAGTAATACACACTGGTAAATTCCATGGCATAACTCTAATTATCATTCATTATATCTAGGACAGACAGCTACAGAAATGCTCAACCTCCCCTTACTGggaattacattattttttaaattgcaaacaTAACTTATGGGATCAAGAATGCGactgtattattttattctggGGAATTTGTTTTTGCTAGCTAAAATAGCTGCATTTTACAAGGGCAAGGCTTACCTCAGGACTTTGTTGCAATATATTACTCAAGGCCCAATGCAGCGGAGCTCAAGGtgagttttatttctgtgcaagtAATGCCTTCTGTTATTTCACGCTGTTCCTCCAGTCTTGCACGCTTGTAAGGTTTCTACAACTTTACTGATTACTATATATAAAGTAGAAATCCCTCCATAGCAAATAAAGGCAGGATTGTTGTTGATCCATTAGGCACCACCTATTTCTGCTATTAAGAAAGCTCATCTCTGTTCTTAGAAGTTCTTCATACTTTAGAAAAAGCCACAAGTTTTATCCTCTAGCACTCCTCAGTCCTGGATCTCTATATTCTTCCCATGGAAACTTCCATAATGTTAGTTCTGtgcaaatgaaaatgagctgaaataatttagaaGTGCTCTATATTAAGAGTATACTGTACGGGAACATCTGTTAACACGCCTCTGACATGCTAGCACAAAATGAGCTTTTTGATGTATAAACTAATTTGGCATTCAAGTTTTCATCTCAGTAATACAAGGAAActgctttccttttaaatgttttccatataatattatatatgaCTTTATCCAGGATCTAAAAGTTGGTTACAAGGTAAGATGTGTTCTAAATAAGTTTCTCCAAAGCactgaaagttaaaaataaccacaaaccaggatttttttttcataatttttaatacttttcacttttaaatacGGGTTTTAAATTTGTGATTGTAACATGGAAGAGCcaacttcttttaatttttaaaacttatcaTTAGGATCATAAAGCTATTATAGAACAAACAGTTACACTCTACACACTCAAGGTACTCAAAAATATGATTCATGTTTTAAGTCTGTAGATGAACAGTGGCAATTCAAATACAGCGTTATCTGTACAACTTGACAAAAATACAGGTGGGCAATCTGATTAAAGAGAATATGCACAACTTCAGATAAGCCAGCTCAGCCCAAGTAAgtaaaaggtaatttttttttttcaaagtgcaTCACATTTTTCACTGGTAAATTTGTCAAAATAAGATGTTCAAGTTCTCAGATAGGAAAACAATGACCATCTCATCGGCATTCCCAAGACAAGTTCTATCGAGTCAGTTCCTTCAGATCTAGTTTGGCACTGTCCAAATTCCCCAGACAGACACAGATATTCAGAGAATGATATCTAATAGAGAAGACTGCTGCATTCTCATCCCTTCAAATTGGTTCAGCTCCATTCTAGAGTCACGAGCTGCTTCTGCGAAGACTGCCACAGCTGTATAAACATTACCGATCCATTAACAGGAAAAAGGGAACTCAGAGCACACAGATGTGTGGCAGTGACTGAAAAGAGGGATGGGCTCAACAGACATGACAAGTTTTATAAAAGCAAGATCTCTTCCAGAAGCAAGGATCTAATGGCTACTTGCACACGGACAATCTGAGAGGCCTACAGAGAACTgccttttttccatttgtttttaaagaggtCAGTTAATATAGATTTCTCCATCTTTCAACTCTTTTAAGAAGCCTCTTAAACTGACTGGGCAGGGCTAGCTGTAGTGAAGTACCAGtgcctttaaaagcaaaacatttttttacaaatagTATCTGTAGTGTAATTATTTACAGAATAAATCGCAAAAGTACATCACATTTAGTGCAAATGCAACTAATTATATAAGTTTATATACTGCTTTGTAAACTTTCCATACCTTTGTAAAATAAAGCTATCcaattaaattaataaacttGCTTGTGTTCCAACAATTACCAGAAACAGCAGATAAGGAGTTAaactctttgcattttttttttttttaaagttcccaTCAGTGGCTATGGTGGAATGAACCATTGATTGGTTGATTGTAAAAAGATGAAGTACATTTGAggtataagatttttttttaacatcgcTATATAAAATGCTCACTGGTGATATAGTAAACGTGTACAAATTTTCATCTTATTTGCCTTACTAGCATTACCATATAGGCACTTCTCTACATATTCAAATTAACAGAATAACTCTGTAATAAGGCATATTCCATGCACACCATTagagaaaggcaaataaaacgGGAAGAGTTATGGAGCACAAAATCCGCATGCATGTGTAATCATGTGTAATGTATGATTTCATCTGTATGGAGAAGATGAATAGATCAAGTTTTTTAACACTCTGCAGATCATCACATTTAATCATCTACCAAATCTTCATTAAGTTActatattatatttattttcaggcaCCAACCATACTCTTATCAAATAAgactttcagctttcttttgaaaaaaatatatcaaaacttttttcttgaGATACACAGATTAGTTAACACCGAGCAGTCTCCCAAGAGTTTCCAACTATG contains the following coding sequences:
- the MED18 gene encoding mediator of RNA polymerase II transcription subunit 18; protein product: MEAPPVTMMPVTGGTINMMEYLLQGSVLDQSLESLLHRLRGLCDNMEPETFLDHEMVFLLKGQQASPFVLRARRSMDKSGMPWHLRYLGQPEIGDKNRHALVRNCVDIATSDNLTDFLVEMGFRMDHEFVAKGHVFRKGIMKIVVYKIFRILMPGNTESIEPLSLSYLVELNVVAPAGQDVVSDDMRNFAEQLKPLVHLEKIDPKRLM